One genomic region from Pyrobaculum islandicum DSM 4184 encodes:
- a CDS encoding zinc ribbon domain-containing protein encodes MYAYRTLRVEIPWRLIEERPDVLDLVTRMHLAVEEYVRRLLKELTGQEEPKLTTEELDRLLTPDRRELAVKIIDEVFPKYGLGRYLVHKAKMFWRDVVFHKAIPLNAQLRVENEKDMSRAVFVDLKSGVLRVRRLGIPPFAIELKKSDVAWIKKRLEEGARLKLGYLGIEKRDDKEEQTYCGLYVALVFAREVTQIEPRALVVVDVNRLDHYIKVGLVADGRVVKLLKFPRKERIRKLEKIHAHISQLSRALARVDEDRDPRRALDLQRQLWKLETKRYGVILDVVINAAREIIKLAREHQAAIVVDTMEDESYRELKERGGNGVRKHLLDGLGQLRKRLQALAQWYGLPYLEERLYSTVCPRCGAKMAEERGRVMHCPTCGFSDNRDNAPMTWRRRGTGG; translated from the coding sequence ATGTATGCATACAGAACGCTGAGGGTGGAGATACCGTGGCGCCTCATCGAGGAGCGTCCAGACGTCCTAGACCTAGTGACGCGTATGCACCTAGCGGTGGAGGAGTACGTCAGAAGGCTGTTGAAAGAGTTGACGGGGCAAGAGGAGCCGAAGCTAACTACGGAGGAGTTGGACAGACTCCTCACGCCAGACAGGCGGGAGCTGGCTGTCAAGATAATAGATGAGGTGTTTCCCAAGTACGGGTTGGGGAGGTACTTGGTACATAAAGCCAAGATGTTCTGGCGCGACGTGGTGTTCCACAAGGCAATTCCGCTGAATGCGCAACTTAGGGTTGAAAACGAGAAAGATATGAGTAGAGCGGTCTTCGTTGACCTAAAGAGCGGTGTCCTCAGAGTGCGGAGGTTGGGCATACCGCCTTTCGCCATCGAGCTGAAGAAAAGCGACGTCGCTTGGATTAAAAAGCGGTTGGAAGAAGGCGCCAGACTCAAGTTGGGATATTTGGGCATTGAGAAGAGAGACGATAAGGAGGAGCAGACATACTGTGGTTTATATGTCGCTCTCGTATTCGCTAGAGAGGTGACGCAGATAGAGCCCAGGGCGCTTGTCGTCGTCGATGTCAACCGCCTTGACCACTACATAAAGGTTGGTCTCGTGGCCGACGGCAGAGTCGTAAAGCTACTGAAGTTTCCTAGGAAAGAGCGGATACGGAAGCTTGAGAAGATCCACGCCCACATAAGTCAATTAAGCAGAGCTCTCGCGCGTGTGGACGAGGACAGGGATCCACGCAGAGCGTTGGATCTCCAGAGACAGCTGTGGAAGCTTGAGACAAAGCGCTACGGCGTAATCCTCGACGTTGTTATAAACGCCGCCCGCGAGATCATAAAGTTGGCAAGAGAGCACCAAGCCGCCATAGTCGTCGACACAATGGAAGACGAGAGCTACCGGGAGTTGAAGGAGAGGGGCGGAAACGGCGTGAGGAAACACCTCCTAGACGGTTTGGGACAACTAAGGAAGCGCCTACAGGCGCTCGCACAATGGTATGGATTGCCGTATCTAGAGGAGAGACTCTACAGCACAGTGTGTCCCCGTTGCGGCGCTAAGATGGCGGAGGAGAGGGGCCGCGTAATGCATTGCCCCACCTGCGGCTTCTCAGACAACAGAGACAACGCCCCCATGACATGGCGGAGAAGAGGTACTGGGGGCTAG
- a CDS encoding NTP transferase domain-containing protein, translated as MRAVIMAGGKGSRLGDPQKCLRPVCGIPLLFRVAGVLHQLADEIYVVTTPSHTELVQAAERWGLKVVYGSGQSYPQDFPIAARLAPAVVAACDIADLEPRHIQLLTAQEVFATAVTPRGYVGLSYLPSADMDRWVEVDVGPLLDVDTPEDLEEAERRCPTAYPLYVDVACLKPHEETLDAAPEPQGEIPPIAVDYRTGVVLDGHHRLKALLKYGSAPVLLFDYRVVEVNIPKEEVVQRALEGRLYPPKTTWHTYRGRHISQIPAAKARPAAKKLRCRT; from the coding sequence GTGAGAGCCGTAATAATGGCGGGGGGCAAGGGGAGTAGGCTCGGCGACCCCCAGAAGTGCCTAAGGCCAGTCTGCGGCATTCCGCTTTTGTTTAGAGTAGCGGGCGTCCTCCACCAGCTGGCTGACGAGATCTACGTCGTGACGACGCCTAGCCACACTGAACTCGTCCAGGCGGCGGAGAGGTGGGGCCTAAAGGTTGTCTACGGAAGCGGCCAGAGCTACCCCCAAGACTTTCCCATAGCTGCCCGCCTAGCCCCGGCGGTGGTGGCGGCGTGCGACATAGCCGACCTAGAGCCCCGGCACATACAGCTTCTCACAGCGCAAGAGGTCTTCGCCACGGCGGTGACGCCGAGGGGCTACGTGGGGCTGTCCTACCTCCCCAGCGCCGACATGGACAGATGGGTGGAGGTAGACGTGGGCCCCCTCCTAGACGTAGACACCCCAGAGGACCTCGAGGAGGCAGAGAGGAGGTGCCCAACCGCCTACCCCCTCTACGTCGACGTGGCCTGCCTAAAGCCCCACGAGGAGACCCTAGACGCCGCCCCCGAGCCCCAAGGGGAGATACCGCCCATCGCCGTGGACTACAGAACCGGCGTCGTTCTCGACGGACATCACAGGCTCAAGGCGTTGCTTAAATATGGGTCGGCCCCAGTCCTCCTATTTGACTACCGGGTGGTAGAAGTGAATATCCCCAAGGAGGAGGTGGTCCAGAGAGCCCTAGAAGGCAGGCTCTACCCGCCCAAAACCACTTGGCACACCTACCGCGGCAGACACATATCCCAAATCCCAGCCGCCAAGGCGAGGCCAGCCGCCAAAAAACTCCGGTGCAGAACATAA
- a CDS encoding PaREP1 family protein, with amino-acid sequence MEIPSYLLEILRVHGLGPLAVLHDAVAQGLDPPERVELYLKASEYFWEEGLRLINAGDLRQGGEKIWNSVVQLVKAVAEARRWPHDTHRLVWAAVRRISQELGDREVVKLFAQVEQLHVNFYEGHLERWDVDVFVEAAKTLREKLGAALGGR; translated from the coding sequence ATGGAGATCCCCAGCTACCTTTTGGAGATCCTTAGGGTGCACGGGCTTGGCCCGCTTGCCGTGTTGCACGACGCGGTAGCCCAGGGTCTAGATCCGCCGGAGCGCGTAGAGCTGTACCTAAAGGCGTCTGAATACTTTTGGGAGGAGGGGCTGAGGCTTATCAATGCCGGCGATCTTAGACAAGGCGGCGAGAAGATCTGGAACTCAGTAGTGCAACTAGTCAAGGCCGTGGCGGAGGCGCGGCGCTGGCCGCACGATACACATAGGCTTGTCTGGGCCGCCGTGAGGAGGATCTCCCAGGAGCTGGGAGATCGTGAAGTTGTGAAGCTCTTCGCGCAGGTGGAGCAACTACACGTGAACTTCTACGAGGGGCACTTGGAGAGGTGGGACGTAGACGTCTTCGTCGAGGCGGCGAAGACGCTTAGAGAGAAGCTAGGGGCAGCGCTGGGAGGCCGCTAG
- a CDS encoding aspartate 1-decarboxylase codes for MPVLLRAKAHGLVVTGKNLHYEGSLTLGRDIIEAAGFYPLEKVEVYNVTNGARFTTYVIPGRPGEVVLNGAAARLGEVGDVIIVAAYECVANPASHIATIAIFEGNKLKEVRKISLSDMY; via the coding sequence ATGCCGGTTTTGCTGAGAGCTAAAGCACACGGACTTGTTGTGACTGGCAAAAATCTACACTACGAGGGATCTCTGACGTTGGGAAGAGATATCATAGAAGCGGCGGGGTTCTACCCGTTGGAAAAAGTAGAAGTCTACAACGTCACAAATGGGGCACGATTTACTACATATGTAATCCCGGGCAGGCCGGGGGAGGTTGTACTAAACGGCGCCGCAGCGAGACTCGGAGAGGTAGGCGATGTGATTATTGTTGCGGCGTATGAATGTGTAGCTAACCCAGCTTCCCACATCGCAACTATTGCAATTTTTGAAGGTAATAAATTGAAAGAAGTTAGGAAAATTTCTCTCAGTGACATGTATTGA
- a CDS encoding cob(I)yrinic acid a,c-diamide adenosyltransferase, whose protein sequence is MILAYVGGGKGKTTAALGTALRAWGHGMRVLAAFVMKTPFYMGEEVGEYKALRRLGIDVLTLWDLRRPEEVLKEALARANDYDLVILDEVNYAVRQGFIDPKALLSLSRERPHFILTGDFEYPELYQVADLISRVEAVRHYYSKRVGVKGLDW, encoded by the coding sequence GTGATCTTAGCATACGTCGGCGGTGGGAAAGGCAAAACCACAGCCGCCCTCGGAACAGCCTTAAGAGCTTGGGGCCACGGCATGAGGGTGCTGGCGGCCTTCGTAATGAAGACGCCATTTTACATGGGAGAGGAGGTTGGCGAGTACAAAGCGCTAAGGAGGCTGGGAATAGACGTGCTCACCCTGTGGGACCTCAGAAGACCTGAAGAAGTGCTCAAGGAGGCGCTGGCAAGGGCAAATGACTACGACTTAGTTATCCTTGACGAGGTAAATTACGCCGTGAGACAGGGCTTCATAGATCCCAAGGCCCTCCTTAGCTTGAGCCGGGAGAGACCCCACTTCATACTCACTGGCGATTTTGAATACCCAGAGCTATATCAGGTGGCTGACTTGATATCCAGGGTGGAGGCGGTTAGACACTACTACTCTAAGAGAGTGGGGGTAAAAGGGCTGGACTGGTGA
- a CDS encoding HEPN domain-containing protein → MFHAEQALQLCLEYKLYSRLGDFPPKNDLKTLASALSRFECVDVDPLFLDLLTLAYTASRYLPFTFSPEAAGRAVEYVEKLLGELGCL, encoded by the coding sequence ATGTTTCACGCAGAGCAGGCGCTACAGCTGTGTCTGGAGTACAAGCTCTACAGCCGCTTGGGGGATTTCCCCCCGAAGAACGACCTTAAGACTCTGGCTTCGGCCTTGTCAAGGTTTGAATGCGTCGACGTCGACCCCCTCTTTCTCGACTTATTGACGCTGGCCTACACGGCGTCTAGATACCTCCCATTTACCTTTTCTCCGGAGGCCGCCGGGAGGGCCGTGGAGTACGTGGAGAAGCTCTTGGGGGAGTTGGGATGTTTGTAG
- a CDS encoding ATP-binding protein: protein MDVVDRANPWWFETNWAERDRHLRAWEGEKVRWVPSWIWAVSLDPPALNFVYGPRQTGKTTGLKLLIRELLRRVPPDAVAYLDLDIILSPAELRRALEYVLGRATRRGAKTLYLFLDEVTSVRGWWRVLKYYIDVGALERAVVTATGSSTVGLVKTPERFPGRRGNGRDVVVLPLDFPTYAEVTGAAGGDPAALAEAFHEYLETGGFPRSVNRHPDAAETVVDAVVSEAYRHGRSPHLLKDIVAAVLDRVPSPTSYHALAQDVGVSHNTVREYLEFLADIYAVGIALQISGGMPQPRKEKKIFFRDPLLYRALAQWTSRAVDEAALLEHVVQEHLYRKFGEIYYWKNKEEVDAVAGPYKVEIKKTRPRKTYPADVQILTKEDIPHFLKQLKS, encoded by the coding sequence ATGGACGTGGTGGATAGGGCAAACCCCTGGTGGTTTGAGACCAACTGGGCTGAGAGAGACCGCCATCTTCGGGCGTGGGAGGGGGAGAAGGTGCGCTGGGTCCCCAGTTGGATCTGGGCAGTCTCTCTGGATCCTCCGGCGTTGAACTTCGTCTATGGCCCTAGGCAGACGGGCAAGACCACGGGCTTGAAGCTCCTCATTAGGGAGCTACTGAGGCGGGTCCCGCCGGATGCTGTGGCCTACCTAGACCTAGACATCATCCTGTCGCCGGCTGAGCTGAGGAGAGCTCTGGAGTATGTGCTTGGGCGCGCCACCAGGCGGGGGGCAAAGACGCTCTACCTCTTTCTCGACGAGGTGACCTCGGTCAGGGGGTGGTGGCGCGTGCTCAAGTACTACATAGACGTGGGGGCCCTGGAGAGGGCCGTGGTGACGGCCACCGGCTCCTCCACCGTGGGCCTTGTCAAAACGCCGGAACGGTTCCCCGGCAGAAGGGGGAACGGCCGCGACGTGGTCGTCCTACCCCTCGACTTCCCCACCTACGCCGAGGTTACTGGGGCAGCCGGCGGCGACCCGGCGGCTCTGGCCGAGGCCTTCCACGAGTACCTAGAGACGGGCGGATTCCCCCGATCTGTAAACAGACACCCCGACGCGGCTGAGACCGTCGTAGACGCCGTGGTTTCGGAGGCCTATAGACACGGCAGAAGCCCCCACCTCCTCAAGGACATAGTGGCGGCTGTGCTGGACAGAGTGCCGAGTCCAACGTCCTACCACGCCTTGGCACAGGACGTGGGGGTCTCCCACAACACGGTGAGGGAGTATCTGGAGTTCCTCGCCGACATATACGCCGTCGGCATCGCCCTGCAGATATCCGGCGGGATGCCCCAGCCGAGGAAAGAGAAGAAGATATTCTTCAGAGACCCCCTGCTCTACCGGGCGCTGGCGCAGTGGACATCCAGAGCCGTCGACGAGGCAGCCCTCCTCGAACACGTGGTACAGGAACACCTCTACCGGAAGTTCGGCGAGATATACTACTGGAAAAACAAGGAGGAGGTAGACGCAGTAGCCGGCCCCTACAAAGTCGAGATAAAGAAGACACGGCCCCGGAAAACCTACCCAGCAGACGTGCAGATACTAACAAAAGAGGACATACCACACTTCCTAAAACAACTAAAAAGCTGA
- a CDS encoding CobD/CbiB family cobalamin biosynthesis protein, with the protein MDPIALALALALETLDVPARWRGYLVTRLIHPVLHPVAIIYKAASPLARPGGYTRGLAVLAVGLAVGLAPALLAVLAKPHLGILGSLLEGYLLKLAFGVAHIIYPCSRSNDLRWVAQQFVRRDLSTASDGHVRSACLEAAAESLVDSYISPLMWYAFLGLPGAWLQRAVNTLDGLVGFPYFGRAGAPAAYLDTALNYIPARLAALCIIAVAGWWSPEVLSHRRRVVSRNAGWPIAALASALGVVLEKSGSYAVGVGGLPTLFDVARGLSIISKAAAVFILLTSPALLPPLS; encoded by the coding sequence GTGGATCCCATAGCGTTGGCCCTCGCCCTCGCTCTTGAGACTTTAGACGTGCCCGCGAGGTGGCGCGGTTACCTAGTCACGAGGCTTATCCACCCGGTACTCCACCCGGTGGCTATTATATATAAGGCTGCCTCTCCCCTTGCGAGACCAGGTGGGTACACGCGCGGCCTCGCTGTACTTGCTGTAGGTCTCGCCGTGGGGCTGGCGCCTGCTCTTTTAGCAGTCTTGGCTAAGCCACATTTAGGTATTCTCGGCTCGTTACTAGAGGGCTATCTCCTCAAGCTTGCCTTTGGCGTCGCCCACATCATATATCCCTGTAGCCGTAGTAATGATCTGCGATGGGTAGCGCAACAATTTGTGAGGAGAGATCTCTCAACGGCTTCTGATGGACATGTGAGATCTGCATGTTTAGAGGCAGCTGCTGAGTCTCTCGTCGACTCTTACATTTCTCCGTTGATGTGGTACGCTTTCCTCGGCCTGCCCGGGGCGTGGCTTCAGAGAGCCGTCAATACGTTAGATGGGTTGGTGGGATTTCCCTACTTCGGCAGAGCGGGGGCTCCCGCCGCCTATCTAGACACAGCTCTTAACTATATCCCGGCGAGATTAGCCGCCTTATGCATAATTGCAGTAGCCGGTTGGTGGAGTCCCGAGGTCCTCTCCCACAGAAGAAGAGTTGTCAGTAGAAACGCCGGGTGGCCTATTGCAGCGCTTGCCTCAGCGCTTGGAGTTGTCTTAGAAAAGTCGGGGAGCTACGCAGTGGGAGTGGGCGGCCTCCCCACGCTTTTTGACGTGGCACGCGGCCTCTCGATTATTTCCAAGGCGGCGGCAGTTTTTATCCTCCTCACCAGTCCAGCCCTTTTACCCCCACTCTCTTAG
- a CDS encoding adenosylcobinamide-GDP ribazoletransferase → MRCLKAVVAFFTALPVGGAELDFSCIWATPYLAGLMVGGAGGAVYFLTHSPAAAYAALLLATGLHHLDGLADVGDALMVRDRERARRVLEDPRRGVGGIFAVVALFVLAASARPESWLDYIVTDLYSKALALVVAAYSKPFKEGLGSLFIVSAKRQWPAALPALAVAAWLHPAAFLAATVLSLFFYVAAYKHLGGANGDLLGALLEVTRALYLATVDLSTSLINGLF, encoded by the coding sequence ATGCGGTGTCTCAAGGCGGTAGTGGCCTTCTTTACCGCCCTCCCAGTCGGCGGGGCCGAGCTGGACTTCTCCTGTATTTGGGCCACCCCCTATCTGGCGGGGCTAATGGTGGGGGGCGCCGGGGGAGCCGTCTACTTCCTCACCCACAGCCCTGCGGCCGCCTACGCCGCTCTCCTCTTGGCCACCGGTCTCCACCACCTGGACGGCCTTGCTGACGTGGGAGATGCGCTGATGGTGAGGGATAGAGAGAGGGCGCGGCGGGTGTTGGAGGATCCTAGGAGGGGCGTTGGCGGGATATTCGCCGTGGTAGCCCTCTTTGTGCTTGCGGCCAGCGCGAGACCAGAGAGCTGGCTTGACTACATAGTAACTGACCTCTATTCAAAAGCGTTGGCCCTCGTCGTAGCTGCCTACTCAAAGCCGTTTAAGGAGGGGCTCGGTTCTCTTTTCATCGTCTCTGCAAAACGCCAATGGCCAGCCGCCCTACCAGCTCTCGCTGTTGCTGCTTGGCTCCACCCAGCGGCCTTTCTTGCCGCAACAGTACTTTCGCTATTCTTCTATGTAGCCGCTTACAAACATTTGGGTGGTGCAAACGGCGACCTTCTAGGCGCTCTGCTGGAGGTCACAAGGGCGCTCTATCTGGCAACAGTTGACCTTAGCACATCCCTTATAAATGGGCTCTTCTAA